Proteins found in one Methanobrevibacter wolinii SH genomic segment:
- a CDS encoding glycosyltransferase family 2 protein — MYKISVIVPLYNNEKYLNRCIGSVINQTIGFENIELLLLDDCSTDNTKNIIKEYEHKYDNIKCFYLEKNKGAGLVRNIGLNNATGKYIMFLDSDDYYKSNFCEVMFNAINGTEFNIVGSKFNLNLFNKPDDFTSIVVNPLNDKSILLDIWMWNKIYRKSFIDKYDIKCSNKMFEDVYFILESWFNNKGNIGFLPKYCGYYHIIRENSNEKSLSYDFDESNLIKVINGLKFNVDYIKKSNHNFILSDVVSNSLIYIFILAIQYKFNPKIISDYILDIKDYVGVNLSFDEKWAEIFYNVCINKNYFLIKLFYNIFALYFNSSFLKRLHRNNL, encoded by the coding sequence ATGTATAAAATATCAGTTATTGTTCCACTTTATAATAATGAAAAATATTTAAATCGATGTATTGGTTCTGTTATTAATCAAACCATTGGGTTTGAAAATATTGAACTTCTTTTACTTGATGATTGTTCTACAGATAATACTAAAAATATTATAAAAGAATATGAGCATAAATATGATAATATTAAATGTTTTTATCTAGAAAAAAATAAAGGTGCTGGTTTAGTTAGGAATATTGGATTAAATAATGCTACTGGTAAATATATAATGTTTTTAGATAGTGATGATTATTATAAATCTAATTTTTGTGAAGTAATGTTTAATGCAATCAATGGAACAGAATTTAATATAGTGGGATCTAAATTTAATTTAAATCTTTTTAATAAACCTGATGATTTTACAAGTATTGTGGTTAATCCTTTAAATGATAAAAGTATTTTATTAGATATTTGGATGTGGAATAAAATTTATAGAAAATCTTTTATTGATAAATATGATATTAAATGTTCTAATAAAATGTTTGAGGATGTTTATTTTATTTTAGAATCTTGGTTTAATAATAAAGGGAATATTGGATTTTTACCAAAATATTGTGGATATTATCATATTATACGTGAAAATTCTAATGAAAAATCTTTATCATATGATTTTGATGAGTCTAATTTGATTAAAGTTATTAATGGTTTAAAATTTAATGTTGATTATATTAAAAAGTCTAATCATAACTTCATATTATCTGATGTTGTATCTAACAGCCTTATTTATATTTTTATTTTAGCTATACAATATAAATTTAATCCTAAGATAATATCAGATTATATTTTGGATATTAAAGATTATGTAGGTGTAAATCTAAGCTTTGATGAAAAATGGGCAGAAATATTTTACAATGTATGTATTAATAAGAATTATTTCTTAATTAAGTTATTTTATAATATTTTTGCTTTATATTTTAATTCAAGTTTTTTAAAGAGATTACATAGAAATAATCTTTGA
- a CDS encoding DUF4422 domain-containing protein gives MSNKKIEVYVIAHSPKEIKSIKGNDIYKPLFVGRNGKDNLGFLSDDTGDNISSKNSAYCELTGLYWMWKNSSADIIGLVHYRRYFAKRKYGGRLEKEDLDEIFKDYDIILPKRTKSLFDNVYQDYAHWNYAKDLDLSRKIIKETTPEYLDSFDKVMKGNSLYYYNMFIAPKDLISGYCKWIFPILFEIEKRVNLEGYDSYQQRIYGFLTERLFDVWMDKQNFRVKECELKVIGRRLNIHMWIAKRWITRKIYKNIYVGLLHKSKKR, from the coding sequence ATGTCTAATAAGAAAATTGAAGTTTATGTAATTGCTCATAGTCCTAAAGAAATTAAAAGTATTAAAGGAAATGATATTTATAAACCATTATTTGTTGGTAGAAATGGTAAAGATAATTTAGGATTTTTAAGTGATGATACTGGGGATAATATATCAAGTAAAAATTCCGCTTACTGTGAACTTACTGGGCTTTATTGGATGTGGAAAAATTCTTCTGCAGATATTATTGGTTTAGTACATTATAGACGTTACTTTGCTAAGAGAAAATATGGTGGACGTTTAGAAAAAGAAGATTTAGATGAAATTTTTAAAGACTATGATATAATTTTACCTAAAAGAACAAAATCTCTTTTTGATAATGTATATCAAGATTATGCACATTGGAACTATGCTAAAGATCTTGATTTATCTAGAAAAATAATTAAAGAAACAACTCCGGAATATTTAGATAGTTTTGATAAAGTAATGAAGGGTAATTCATTATATTATTATAACATGTTTATTGCTCCAAAAGATCTTATTTCAGGTTATTGTAAATGGATATTTCCTATTTTATTTGAAATAGAAAAAAGAGTAAACCTTGAAGGATATGATTCTTATCAACAAAGAATTTATGGTTTTTTAACTGAAAGATTATTTGATGTATGGATGGATAAACAAAATTTTAGAGTTAAAGAGTGTGAATTAAAGGTTATTGGAAGAAGATTAAACATTCATATGTGGATTGCTAAACGTTGGATAACTAGAAAAATATATAAGAATATTTATGTTGGACTTCTTCATAAAAGTAAAAAAAGATAG
- a CDS encoding radical SAM protein: protein MSRDKMTIRITNIQHFSLQDGPGIRTTIFLKGCNLNCPWCCNPETINYNIEEYNENGLKKEFGYDISNEKLEKEILKDKIYYSKNNGGVTFSGGEPLLQIKELEPLLKKLKEDHINICFETALQIPTNLLKIAIKYIDEIFIDIKILTKEAEELINGNLKLYYKNLKIISNSEIKDITFRIPLNKEYTLNEDNINRIAKIISEYPNYNIEIFKTHNLGEDKYKLLNKKLENFSDITDYEMKKVYEKLKKNNKNIKIIKI from the coding sequence ATGTCTAGGGATAAAATGACAATAAGAATTACAAATATACAACATTTTTCCTTACAAGATGGTCCAGGAATTAGAACTACTATTTTTTTAAAAGGATGTAATTTAAATTGTCCATGGTGTTGTAATCCTGAAACTATTAATTATAATATTGAAGAATATAATGAAAATGGTTTAAAAAAAGAATTTGGATATGACATTAGTAATGAAAAATTAGAAAAAGAAATATTAAAAGATAAAATATATTACTCTAAAAATAATGGTGGAGTAACTTTTTCAGGTGGAGAACCACTTCTCCAAATAAAAGAATTAGAACCATTACTTAAAAAACTAAAAGAAGACCACATTAATATTTGTTTTGAAACAGCACTTCAAATACCTACAAATCTTCTTAAAATAGCTATAAAATATATTGATGAAATATTTATTGATATAAAAATATTAACAAAAGAAGCAGAAGAATTAATAAATGGAAATCTAAAATTATACTATAAAAATTTAAAAATTATATCCAATTCAGAAATTAAAGATATTACATTTAGAATTCCTTTAAATAAGGAATATACATTAAATGAAGATAATATAAATAGAATAGCTAAAATCATTTCAGAATATCCAAATTACAATATTGAAATATTTAAAACACACAATTTAGGTGAAGACAAATATAAATTATTAAATAAAAAATTAGAAAATTTCTCAGACATTACAGATTATGAAATGAAAAAAGTATATGAAAAACTTAAAAAAAATAATAAAAATATAAAAATTATAAAAATATAA
- a CDS encoding DUF4422 domain-containing protein, whose product MSKSVQIYVISHKEVEGISSDNLYTPLFVGSQGKEDFFDNNGRKYQRDDTGDNISIRNPDYAELTGLYWMWKNSSADIIGLVHYRRYFKNNNHKINENEIISYLHDYDIIVPKKIELLKKSYKETYKDSYLIQVLDITRDVISKKYPDYLDTYDEILLEDSFFNFNMFIMNKDLLNDYCTWLFTILKEVENNIDLTIIKRVLGLVSELIFNVWIRKNNLKTKELDIKYIGVKLNFRMFLAKNHFLRNLYRRFYFNHVKNVEDSKLENFIQNLFFK is encoded by the coding sequence TTGTCAAAATCTGTTCAAATATATGTAATAAGTCATAAAGAAGTTGAAGGTATTTCTTCTGATAATTTATATACTCCTTTATTTGTTGGTTCTCAAGGTAAGGAAGATTTTTTTGATAATAATGGAAGAAAATATCAAAGAGATGATACTGGAGATAATATATCTATAAGAAATCCTGATTATGCAGAACTTACTGGGCTTTATTGGATGTGGAAAAATTCTTCTGCAGATATTATTGGTTTAGTACATTATAGACGTTACTTTAAAAATAATAATCATAAAATAAATGAAAATGAAATTATTAGCTATTTACATGATTATGATATTATAGTTCCTAAAAAAATAGAACTTCTTAAAAAATCATATAAAGAAACATATAAAGATTCTTATCTAATTCAGGTTTTAGATATCACTCGTGATGTAATAAGTAAGAAATATCCTGATTATTTAGATACTTATGATGAAATTTTATTAGAAGATTCTTTTTTTAATTTTAATATGTTTATAATGAATAAAGACTTATTAAATGATTATTGTACATGGTTATTTACAATCTTAAAAGAAGTAGAAAATAATATTGATTTAACTATTATAAAACGTGTTTTAGGTCTTGTTTCTGAATTAATATTTAATGTTTGGATTAGAAAAAATAATTTAAAAACAAAAGAACTAGATATTAAATATATTGGAGTAAAATTAAATTTCAGAATGTTTTTAGCAAAAAATCATTTTTTACGTAATTTATATCGTAGATTTTACTTTAATCATGTAAAAAATGTAGAAGATAGTAAATTAGAAAATTTTATTCAGAATTTATTTTTTAAGTAA